A stretch of the Leucoraja erinacea ecotype New England chromosome 40, Leri_hhj_1, whole genome shotgun sequence genome encodes the following:
- the LOC129714713 gene encoding keratin, type II cytoskeletal 8-like isoform X2 — protein MAGRNLYHTKRFSSQSYTPGSAMQRASSVRSAGYLTSAAAPRVNIKPLSLEVPHFEDGQAFQELRNQEKEQIKGLNNQFACFIDKVRSLEQRNKQLETHWHLLQERGSRTSNIDTLYQAYANNLKLQIDGLAQEKLRLGVELDNVQGLVEDYKTKYEDEINMRTEKENEFVMIKKDVDESYLNKVELEAKLESLIDEINFLKEIFDEEIRELQVQIKSTAVTLEVDTSRNLDLSHIIDDVRAQYEGMVNKMRQDNMYTCETKFTDMKKNSGKCADDLRIVKTEITDMQRQNGRLNSEIQALKQQREQLETAISEAEERGGMAIADAKARIAELQNAIDKGNQEMLRQVREYQELMNTKLALDIEIATYKKLLEGEESRLSKPVNVTYHQSVKSHSYPAMQFETSLRGGLEQSLANKSLIVKTIETRDGKTLSESSVFQRR, from the exons ATGGCCGGCCGCAACTTGTACCACACCAAGAGATTCAGCAGCCAGTCCTACACCCCCGGCTCGGCGATGCAGCGGGCCAGCTCGGTGCGCTCCGCCGGCTACCTGACGTCGGCGGCGGCGCCGCGGGTCAACATCAAGCCCCTGTCGCTGGAGGTGCCACACTTCGAGGATGGGCAGGCTTTTCAAGAACTCCGCAACCAGGAGAAGGAGCAGATCAAAGGGCTGAATAACCAGTTCGCCTGCTTCATCGACAAG GTGCGGTCGCTGGAGCAACGCAACAAGCAGCTGGAGACTCACTGGCATCTGCTGCAGGAGAGGGGGTCCCGCACGTCCAACATCGACACCCTGTACCAGGCTTACGCCAACAACCTCAAGCTGCAGATAGACGGCCTGGCCCAGGAGAAGTTGCGCTTGGGAGTCGAATTGGACAACGTGCAGGGCTTGGTGGAAGACTACAAGACTAA GTATGAAGATGAGATTAACATGCGCACAGAGAAAGAGAATGAATTTGTCATGATCAAGAAG GATGTTGACGAGAGCTATCTCAACAAGGTGGAGCTGGAGGCAAAGCTCGAGAGCCTGATCGATGAAATCAACTTCCTGAAGGAAATTTTTGATGAG GAAATCCGTGAATTACAAGTCCAGATCAAGAGCACGGCTGTAACTCTGGAAGTTGACACTTCCCGCAACCTGGATCTGAGCCACATCATCGACGATGTGCGGGCTCAGTATGAAGGGATGGTGAACAAAATGCGTCAAGACAACATGTATACATGTGAGACGAAG TTCACCGATATGAAGAAAAATTCTGGGAAATGTGCCGATGACCTTCGTATTGTCAAGACTGAGATCACAGATATGCAAAGACAAAATGGAAGACTAAATTCTGAAATCCAGGCTTTGAAACAACAA AGAGAGCAGCTGGAGACCGCAATTTCTGAGGCAGAAGAGCGTGGAGGAATGGCTATTGCTGACGCTAAAGCCCGCATTGCTGAACTGCAGAATGCCATTGACAAGGGTAACCAAGAGATGCTCCGCCAGGTGCGCGAGTACCAGGAATTGATGAACACCAAGCTTGCCCTGGACATTGAAATTGCCACTTACAAGAAACTGCTTGAAGGCGAAGAGAGCAG GTTGTCAAAACCAGTGAACGTGACCTATCACCAATCGGTAAAAA GTCACTCCTATCCGGCGATGCAGTTTGAGACCTCCCTCCGTGGTGGACTGGAACAGAGTCTCGCAAACAAATCCCTTATCGTTAAGACGATCGAGACCAGGGATGGGAAGACACTCTCCGAGTCATCCGTTTTTCAAAGAAGATGA
- the LOC129714713 gene encoding keratin, type II cytoskeletal 8-like isoform X1, with protein MAGRNLYHTKRFSSQSYTPGSAMQRASSVRSAGYLTSAAAPRVNIKPLSLEVPHFEDGQAFQELRNQEKEQIKGLNNQFACFIDKVRSLEQRNKQLETHWHLLQERGSRTSNIDTLYQAYANNLKLQIDGLAQEKLRLGVELDNVQGLVEDYKTKYEDEINMRTEKENEFVMIKKQDVDESYLNKVELEAKLESLIDEINFLKEIFDEEIRELQVQIKSTAVTLEVDTSRNLDLSHIIDDVRAQYEGMVNKMRQDNMYTCETKFTDMKKNSGKCADDLRIVKTEITDMQRQNGRLNSEIQALKQQREQLETAISEAEERGGMAIADAKARIAELQNAIDKGNQEMLRQVREYQELMNTKLALDIEIATYKKLLEGEESRLSKPVNVTYHQSVKSHSYPAMQFETSLRGGLEQSLANKSLIVKTIETRDGKTLSESSVFQRR; from the exons ATGGCCGGCCGCAACTTGTACCACACCAAGAGATTCAGCAGCCAGTCCTACACCCCCGGCTCGGCGATGCAGCGGGCCAGCTCGGTGCGCTCCGCCGGCTACCTGACGTCGGCGGCGGCGCCGCGGGTCAACATCAAGCCCCTGTCGCTGGAGGTGCCACACTTCGAGGATGGGCAGGCTTTTCAAGAACTCCGCAACCAGGAGAAGGAGCAGATCAAAGGGCTGAATAACCAGTTCGCCTGCTTCATCGACAAG GTGCGGTCGCTGGAGCAACGCAACAAGCAGCTGGAGACTCACTGGCATCTGCTGCAGGAGAGGGGGTCCCGCACGTCCAACATCGACACCCTGTACCAGGCTTACGCCAACAACCTCAAGCTGCAGATAGACGGCCTGGCCCAGGAGAAGTTGCGCTTGGGAGTCGAATTGGACAACGTGCAGGGCTTGGTGGAAGACTACAAGACTAA GTATGAAGATGAGATTAACATGCGCACAGAGAAAGAGAATGAATTTGTCATGATCAAGAAG CAGGATGTTGACGAGAGCTATCTCAACAAGGTGGAGCTGGAGGCAAAGCTCGAGAGCCTGATCGATGAAATCAACTTCCTGAAGGAAATTTTTGATGAG GAAATCCGTGAATTACAAGTCCAGATCAAGAGCACGGCTGTAACTCTGGAAGTTGACACTTCCCGCAACCTGGATCTGAGCCACATCATCGACGATGTGCGGGCTCAGTATGAAGGGATGGTGAACAAAATGCGTCAAGACAACATGTATACATGTGAGACGAAG TTCACCGATATGAAGAAAAATTCTGGGAAATGTGCCGATGACCTTCGTATTGTCAAGACTGAGATCACAGATATGCAAAGACAAAATGGAAGACTAAATTCTGAAATCCAGGCTTTGAAACAACAA AGAGAGCAGCTGGAGACCGCAATTTCTGAGGCAGAAGAGCGTGGAGGAATGGCTATTGCTGACGCTAAAGCCCGCATTGCTGAACTGCAGAATGCCATTGACAAGGGTAACCAAGAGATGCTCCGCCAGGTGCGCGAGTACCAGGAATTGATGAACACCAAGCTTGCCCTGGACATTGAAATTGCCACTTACAAGAAACTGCTTGAAGGCGAAGAGAGCAG GTTGTCAAAACCAGTGAACGTGACCTATCACCAATCGGTAAAAA GTCACTCCTATCCGGCGATGCAGTTTGAGACCTCCCTCCGTGGTGGACTGGAACAGAGTCTCGCAAACAAATCCCTTATCGTTAAGACGATCGAGACCAGGGATGGGAAGACACTCTCCGAGTCATCCGTTTTTCAAAGAAGATGA
- the LOC129714712 gene encoding keratin, type I cytoskeletal 18-like: MNISRYSSMSSYGGPTYSQSVRRSMPLQSSASSVSGFGNRLAVSRVSSSLHRSGSFGSSSSGGGGMGMGMGMGIGAGSNQKETMHDLNDRLATYLDKVRNLESANAQLELQIQEHLDARSPSSRDLSVYDKPLNDLRKEVFDMTVDNARLILQIDNARLAADDFRVKWESELTIRQSVENDINGLRKVIDDTNIGRLNLETEIESMKEELIYIRKNHDEEVKALRSQISDSTVHVEVDSPRGPDMTKIIAEIRGQYETVAQKNKEDADNWFKTQMDTYTVEVQQNNDDLDGAKGQLSDLRRQFQSLDVELHSLLSVKSSLEGTLCDTEQRYEMELQKINALITALESDLMQVHLELQSHASDYEQLLNIKMKLEAEIATYRRLLDGEDMGGHVESTKGVSSHTIKKTMTTTQKLVDGKVVAENEVVIIK; this comes from the exons ATGAACATATCAAGATATTCCTCCATGTCGTCTTACGGCGGACCGACCTACAGCCAGTCTGTGCGGAGATCCATGCCGCTCCAGTCCAGCGCCAGCAGCGTTAGCGGCTTCGGCAACCGCTTAGCGGTCAGCcgcgtctccagctccctccaccgctccggctccttcggcagcagcagcagcggcggcggcggcatggGCATGGGCATGGGCATGGGCATCGGGGCTGGCTCCAACCAGAAGGAGACCATGCATGATCTGAACGACCGGCTGGCCACCTACCTCGACAAAGTGCGCAACCTGGAAAGCGCAAACGCCCAGCTGGAACTGCAAATCCAGGAGCACTTGGACGCCCGCTCGCCCAGCAGCCGCGATCTTAGCGTCTACGATAAACCCTTGAACGATCTTCGTAAAGAG GTCTTTGATATGACTGTGGACAACGCCCGCCTGATCCTGCAGATTGATAATGCCCGGCTAGCGGCTGATGACTTCAGAGTGAA GTGGGAGTCAGAGCTGACCATCAGGCAGTCTGTGGAGAACGACATCAATGGTCTGCGCAAAGTCATCGACGATACCAACATTGGCCGCCTGAACCTGGAGACCGAGATTGAATCGATGAAAGAggagctgatctacatcaggaaGAACCATGACGAG GAGGTCAAAGCCCTCCGGTCCCAGATCAGCGACTCGACCGTGCATGTGGAGGTGGATTCCCCTCGTGGCCCGGATATGACCAAGATCATTGCCGAGATCCGGGGTCAGTATGAGACGGTGGCTCAGAAGAACAAGGAAGATGCCGACAATTGGTTCAAGACCCAG ATGGATACCTACACGGTGGAGGTGCAGCAAAACAACGACGATCTCGACGGTGCCAAGGGCCAACTGAGTGACCTGCGTCGCCAGTTCCAGAGTCTGGACGTTGAACTGCACAGTCTTCTGAGTGTG AAAAGCTCGCTGGAGGGCACCCTGTGCGATACAGAGCAGAGGTATGAGATGGAGCTGCAGAAAATAAATGCGTTGATCACTGCACTGGAGTCTGACCTGATGCAGGTGCACCTTGAGCTGCAGTCCCACGCGAGTGACTACGAGCAACTGTTGAACATAAAGATGAAGCTGGAGGCAGAAATTGCAACATACAGACGTCTGCTGGATGGTGAAGATATGGG TGGACACGTTGAATCCACAAAAG GCGTCTCATCGCATACCATCAAGAAGACCATGACCACCACCCAGAAGCTGGTGGACGGCAAGGTGGTGGCCGAGAACGAGGTGGTCATCATCAAGTGA